Proteins found in one Aspergillus chevalieri M1 DNA, chromosome 2, nearly complete sequence genomic segment:
- the MRPL9 gene encoding mitochondrial 54S ribosomal protein uL3m (BUSCO:EOG092642CB;~COG:J;~EggNog:ENOG410PJBS;~InterPro:IPR000597,IPR009000,IPR019927,IPR019926;~go_component: GO:0005840 - ribosome [Evidence IEA];~go_function: GO:0003735 - structural constituent of ribosome [Evidence IEA];~go_process: GO:0006412 - translation [Evidence IEA]), with the protein MSPRLPPGLAQFPLALWAPQSIPTTTACHYMPARTFGIKSVTTPKPSRFNVGPDLPILKSTPAAALERKANTLPLRSGAVAIKKGMTGIYDAQTGTRIPCTVLQLDRVEVVSHKTREKHGYYAVQVGAGWKHPSNMTKSLLGHFSAQGLSPKRHVYEFRVKDESGLPPVGQMISADWFQEGQYVDARSNTKGKGFTGVMKRHGFGGQDRSHGVSLTHRSLGSAGPGQGGGSRVYPGKKMAGNMGNEQNTVQNLKILKVDAENGIVVVTGAVSGPKGCMVRIQDAIKKPWPEVPAAAATEKSA; encoded by the exons ATGTCGCCGCGTCTACCCCCGGGGCTGGCACAGTTTCCTTTGGCCCTCTGGGCCCCTCAATCGATACCCACAACCACCGCTTGCCATTATATGCCGGCTCGGACGTTTGGAATCAAATCCGTGACCACCCCCAAGCCCAGCCGATTCAATGTTGGTCCCGACTTGCCGATACTGAAATCGACACCTGCGGCGGCTCTCGAACGCAAGGCCAACACTCTGCCCCTCCGAAGTGGTGCCGTTGCTATCAAGAAGGGAATGACCGGCATCTACGACGCACAAACCGGGACCCGCATTCCGTGCACCGTCCTCCAACTCGACCGGGTAGAAGTGGTCTCGCACAAGACACGGGAGAAGCATGGTTACTACGCCGTCCAGGTCGGTGCTGGCTGGAAGCATCCGAGCAACATGACAAAATCGCTCCTGGGCCACTTCTCCGCCCAAGGTCTCTCGCCGAAGAGGCATGTCTACGAATTCCGGGTTAAGGATGAGAGCGGTCTTCCTCCTGTGGGCCAGATGATTAGTGCCGACTGGTTCCAGGAGGGTCAATATGTCGATGCGCGCTCGAATACCAAGGGTAAGGGTTTTACGGGTGTGATGAAGAGACACGGGTTCGGTGGTCAAGATCGCAGTCACGGTGTCAGTCTAACGCATCGTTCGCTCGGTTCCGCGGGTCCTGGTCAAGGTGGTGGTTCCAGAGTATACCCCGGCAAGAAGATGGCAGGAAATATGGGTAATGAGCAGAATACAGTGCAGAACTTGAAGATTCTGAAGGTCGATGCGGAAAACGGAATTGTTGTTGTTACAG GTGCCGTCAGCGGTCCTAAGGGATGCATGGTCAGGATACAAGATGCAATCAAGAAGCCTTGGCCTGAGGtgccagcagcagcagcaacagaaaAGTCTGCCTAA
- a CDS encoding cytochrome c oxidase assembly factor 1 family protein (BUSCO:EOG09265LIB;~COG:S;~EggNog:ENOG410PNZD;~InterPro:IPR014807,IPR042432;~PFAM:PF08695;~TransMembrane:1 (i58-79o);~go_process: GO:0033617 - mitochondrial cytochrome c oxidase assembly [Evidence IEA]), with protein sequence MSLQAAQWRIGARRLQTFPVRILTPRRNLIPAPSANSGPLMERRADRELPSVKAERRWLRTLPIFAVVVGAAMLGIFNYQKSSSSVVNSTLYALRTSPRAREILGDEIYFSQQMPWISGEMNQLHGRIDISFWVKGTKAQGKMRFRSIRPDRMSFFRTEEWSLQLENGTLVQLLEGDSDPFNKTE encoded by the exons ATGTCGCTACAAGCTGCGCAGTGGCGCATTGGCGCCCGGCGCCTACAGACCTTTCCTGTCCGAATCTTAACACCCCGTCGCAACTTGATCCCCGCGCCAAGCGCAAATTCGGGCCCTCTGATGGAaagacgggcagatcgggaGCTCCCCTCTGTGAAAGCAGAGCGACGATGGCTGCGGACGCTGCCGATTTTTGCTGTGGTTGTGGGTGCAGCCATGCTGGGCATTTTCAACTACCAGAAATCTTCGTCGAGTGTGGTCAACAGTACATTATACGCGCTGAGGACGTCGCCGCGTGCCCGGGAGATCCTAGGTGATGAGATCTATTTCTCACAGCAGATGCCTTGGATCAGTGGGGAAATGAACCAGCTACATGGACGTATCGACATCTCATTCTGGGTCAAGGGAACAAAAGCCCAGGGTAAAATGAGGTTCCGCAGCATTCGGCCAGATCGGATGAGCTTT TTCCGTACCGAGGAGTGGAGTTTGCAGTTGGAAAATGGGACATTAGTACAGCTACTGGAGGGCGACAGCGACCCATTCAACAAAACTGAATAA
- a CDS encoding uncharacterized protein (COG:S;~EggNog:ENOG410PQAC;~TransMembrane:4 (i49-70o76-98i119-142o148-167i)), translated as MATTRLRRAFRYPEDSGDEGHEREELDEEEQERVIEQLQRQNDQRNAQYSTVFTALPLLSTLVFVPSVLYRSSTPTVRLFSFLSIMSLLVTTYIMKLFMSRLLDRKSKRPAAEVERTTLVRQSLLFTNTGICGILVLVYLFANPSPSSIWPGLYIVPGAMFGVILLVREAMVSVDLSHLQNLRYEYKGA; from the exons ATGGCTACTACAAGACTTCGTAGAGCATTCCGCTACCCCGAGGACTCGGGCGATGAAGGGCATGAACGTGAAGAGTTGGATGAAGAAG AACAAGAACGAGTGATAGAGCAACTGCAGAGACAGAATGATCAGCGGAATGCACAATATAGT ACTGTTTTCACTGCACTTCCGCTACTGTCAACCCTAGTATTTGTCCCGTCAGTGCTATACAGATCATCAACTCCCACTGTGCGgctcttctccttcctcaGCATCATGTCATTGCTGGTAACGACCTACATAATGAAGCTGTTTATGTCGCGTTTGTTAGATCGCAAAAGCAAGAGACCTGCTGCAGAGGTCGAACGCACCACGCTCGTTCGACAAAGCTTGTTGTTTACAAATACTGGCATCTGCGGGATATTAGTCCTGGTGTATCTCTTCGCTAACCCATCGCCTTCCTCTATCTGGCCGGGTCTATATATAGTTCCAGGAG CGATGTTCGGAGTAATCTTATTGGTGCGGGAAGCAATGGTCTCTGTGGATTTATCACATCTTCAGAATCTTCGATATGAATACAAGGGTGCCTAG
- a CDS encoding uncharacterized protein (BUSCO:EOG09265B4G;~COG:S;~EggNog:ENOG410PNX1;~InterPro:IPR009688;~PFAM:PF06916;~TransMembrane:1 (i119-142o)): protein MSLRHPLLSRWIASPTQFLQSASVLKSPPSVSQSLFMRHRPMGLSGSPSLPSTSLSRSFSLGRPFQLQGRSLGRMNGRPRIESTRPRQQRQQQTRRGFSSSRQAPESLSQKLRKLSREYGWSALGVYLLLSAIDFPFCFAAVRLLGADRIGHYEDVILQTVADGIHTVWPSKQDKESDSEEAVEAKAEKTEEQTKQAAAKKKADQASLWTQLALAYAIHKSLIFIRVPLTAAITPKVVKVLRAWGVDITRRRP from the exons ATGTCTCTACGACATCCATTGCTGTCACGATGGATAGCTTCGCCAACGCAATTCCTCCAAAGCGCATCAGTGCTGAAATCCCCCCCGTCCGTGTCTCAATCGCTCTTCATGCGGCATCGGCCCATGGGTCTCTCTGGTtctccttcccttccatCGACCTCGCTTAGCCGTTCCTTTTCTCTCGGACGACCGTTCCAGCTTCAGGGGAGGTCCCTTGGTCGAATGAATGGCAGACCCCGAATAGAATCCACCAGACCACGACAACAGCGACAACAACAAACACGACGGGGATTCAGTTCGTCCCGCCAAGCACCGGAATCTCTTTCACAGAAACTGCGCAAGCTGTCCCGTGAGTACGGGTGGTCTGCTCTGGGTGTCTACTTGCTGTTGTCTGCCATTGACTTCCCCTTCTGTTTTGCGGCAGTGCGTCTTCTTGGAGCCGATCGGATTGGCCACTACGAAGACGTTATTCTGCAGACAGTGGCGGACGGTATTCACACCGTGTGGCCCAGTAAGCAGGATAAGGAGTCCGACTCCGAAGAGGCCGTTGAGGCGAAGGCCGAGAAAACGGAGGAGCAAACGAAGCAGGCTGCTGCTAAGAAGAAGGCGGACCAAGCGA GCCTATGGACCCAGCTGGCTCTCGCTTatgctattcacaagagtcTCATCTTTATACGGGTGCCGTTGACCGCAGCCATCACGCCCAAGGTTGTCAAAGTTTTGAGGGCCTGGGGTGTTGACATTACAAGGCGGAGGCCATGA
- the phoC gene encoding putative cyclin dependent kinase inhibitor Pho81 (COG:P;~EggNog:ENOG410PG41;~InterPro:IPR002110,IPR030395,IPR017946,IPR036770, IPR020683,IPR004331;~PFAM:PF12796,PF03009,PF13637;~go_function: GO:0005515 - protein binding [Evidence IEA];~go_function: GO:0008081 - phosphoric diester hydrolase activity [Evidence IEA];~go_process: GO:0006629 - lipid metabolic process [Evidence IEA]), whose translation MKFGKQIQRRQLDLPEYAASFVNYKALKKLIKQLSATPTIPAQSTTDVRHDVPDAQSALRANKEVFFFRLEREIEKVNAFYLQKEAEFSLRLKTLVDKKRVVQSRTVTNSKAPANFVALFEGFQQFDGDLNKLQQFVEINETAMSKILKKWDKTSKSRMKELYLHRAVEVQPCFNRDVLRDLSDRATTARLELEAWAEGENIQFDAARPAAAAAQSLGSEEEDLDAQVLQSTTAGNLQTLREWTTKLQSSPDGGERATRMFLAAINEFSDEVLALLLESNLVDMQAEDDINERNCLHEASISGRDFVLKAGLAAGVDVSRLDVYGRIPLHYSCMHGRVDMVRELLAAGPATVDLMDHDNFTPLIHSIVKDQLACAEQLLYSNARIDPASESDHIPLNLACQHGSLPIVKMLLERNAQLLPDAEGLYPQHMVARASQSPQLLLLLQQHGADMNQRDKLYQWTPLFHAASEGCVGCLRTLLELGVDADAVDEKNLAAMYYAAWEGHLECMLLLWSHRSDENAPTQTPLNILHSIRLQEPEGAMSDQFDSGDMETADGIPDLSLPPPIIPLRRYGHNFLDKKVFVQILFDQGNSGSIYFDQAGRHPAARLTISSKLSDLIPRTIMLPIQDDSRTISFHVDNLDTFAVDFEIFPTFGSKVIAKSVALPVVFQAKDSSTGSCTLPLFDPRLRSIGQLRFRFQVIKPYHGDPLEITHFATYWKATSALDSEHNGLVTGSSLSGDHVQLFVQLTKDCVPVLHPQFTINHHGIEIPVCHLMYSQFQTIGAERGANRSEIVHFLQTQGMNDLAQVHRVLAASFLPLQDVLEQLPIGININISTLYPSPTEEHTLGMTSLPDVNTFADAILTNVFDHARVSRERHPDFMRSVVFTSYNPNICTALNWKQPNYPVLLCNDLGQIRDLARDIGSLPDVHSSGRASMSIKESARIAQSNNFMGLICRSSLLNVVPALVETIKELGLVLVADTSDDAGQPSQSEEMITTNPMGVAEWAYRMPDGVNGVMKANGILRFNDTIDM comes from the exons AT GAAGTTTGGGAAACAGATCCAACGCCGACAACTTGACCTTCCAGAATATGCGGCAAGTTTCGTCAACTACAAAGCCCTGAAAAAG CTCATCAAGCAATTAAGCGCAACGCCTACGATCCCCGCGCAGTCAACTACTGATGTCCGCCATGATGTTCCGGACGCACAAAGCGCCTTGCGCGCGAACAAGGAGGTGTTCTTCTTCCGATTG GAGCGTGAGATAGAGAAAGTCAATGCTTTCTATCTCCAAAAAGAAGCTGAG TTTTCGCTACGCTTAAAGACATTGGTCGACAAGAAGCGTGTGGTCCAGTCCCGGACTGTAACCAATTCCAAGGCCCCGGCGAATTTTGTGGCTTTGTTTGAAGGATTCCAGCAATTCGACGGCGACTTGAACAAGTTACAG CAATTTGTAGAAATCAACGAAACTGCCATGTCCAAGATCCTCAAGAAG TGGGACAAAACCTCAAAG TCCCGCATGAAGGAACTGTATCTCCATAGGGCCGTTGAGGTACAACCCTGTTTCAATCGAGATGTCCTCCGTGATCTGTCAGACCGGGCAACAACCGCGCGTTTGGAACTGGAAGCTTGGGCAGAAGGAGAAAACATCCAGTTTGACGCAGCTCGTCCGGCTGCGGCAGCCGCGCAGTCGCTGGGatccgaggaagaagatctAGATGCGCAGGTCCTGCAATCAACAACTGCGGGTAACCTCCAGACTCTGCGCGAGTGGACGACGAAGCTGCAGTCATCCCCAGATGGCGGAGAACGTGCCACTCGCATGTTCCTTGCGGCTATCAACGAGTTCTCTGACGAAGTGCTTGCTCTTCTGCTGGAGAGTAACTTGGTGGACATGCAAGCGGAGGACGATATCAATGAACGCAATTGTCTGCATGAGGCTTCTATCTCCGGGCGCGACTTCGTCCTAAAGGCCGGCCTTGCAGCGGGTGTCGATGTGTCGCGGTTGGATGTCTATGGCAGAATCCCACTTCATTACTCCTGTATGCATGGACGTGTAGATATGGTGCGCGAGCTACTAGCTGCCGGCCCCGCCACAGTCGACCTTATGGACCACGACAACTTTACGCCCTTGATCCACAGCATTGTCAAGGACCAACTGGCTTGTGCTGAACAACTTCTATACAGCAACGCACGTATCGATCCGGCTTCAGAATCGGATCATATTCCACTCAATCTTGCTTGTCAGCATGGGTCACTCCCGATAGTGAAGATGCTGCTCGAACGAAATGCGCAATTGCTCCCAGATGCTGAAGGCCTCTACCCACAACACATGGTGGCCCGTGCATCACAGTCGCCACAGTTGCTGTTGCTCCTTCAGCAGCATGGCGCCGACATGAACCAGAGAGACAAgctctaccagtggaccccGCTCTTCCATGCAGCCAGTGAAGGCTGTGTTGGATGCCTCCGGACATTGTTGGAGTTGGGTGTGGATGCGGATGCTGTGGATGAAAAGAATTTGGCGGCTATGTATTATGCGGCATGGGAAGGGCATCTGGAGTGCATGCTCCTACTTTGGTCTCATCGCAGTGATGAAAATGCACCAACGCAGACGCCGCTTAATATCCTCCATAGCATCAGGTTACAAGAACCTGAAGGTGCCATGTCAGACCAATTCGACTCCGGGGATATGGAGACAGCGGACGGCATTCCCGACCTTTCTCTGCCACCACCCATCATACCATTGCGGCGCTACGGTCACAACTTCCTGGACAAAAAGGTGTTTGTCCAGATTCTCTTCGATCAAGGTAACTCGGGTTCGATATACTTCGACCAGGCCGGGCGTCATCCAGCTGCTCGGTTGACTATATCGTCAAAGCTTTCCGATCTAATCCCCCGCACGATAATGCTTCCCATCCAGGACGATTCGCGAACAATATCGTTCCACGTCGACAATCTGGATACCTTCGCCGTTGACTTTGAAATCTTCCCCACATTTGGCTCCAAGGTGATTGCAAAGAGTGTTGCGCTGCCGGTTGTGTTCCAAGCCAAAGATTCCAGTACTGGCTCCTGTACTTTGCCCTTATTTGATCCGAGATTACGGTCAATCGGTCAGCTTCGTTTCAGATTCCAGGTCATTAAGCCTTATCACGGCGATCCGCTGGAGATCACCCACTTTGCGACATACTGGAAGGCGACCAGTGCCCTCGACTCGGAGCATAACGGTTTGGTCACCGGCTCAAGTTTGTCGGGCGACCATGTCCAACTTTTCGTGCAGTTGACCAAGGATTGCGTACCTGTGCTTCATCCGCAGTTCACCATTAACCACCATGGAATCGAAATTCCGGTCTGCCATCTCATGTATAGCCAATTCCAAACAATTGGTGCAGAAAGAGGTGCTAACCGTTCAGAAATTGTGCACTTCCTGCAAACACAAGGGATGAACGACCTCGCTCAAGTTCATCGGGTGCTGGCCGCATCATTCCTTCCTTTGCAAGACGTCCTTGAACAATTACCCATTGGCATTAACATCAATATCTCAACGCTTTATCCGTCGCCGACGGAGGAACATACTCTGGGCATGACTTCCTTGCCAGACGTCAATACTTTTGCCGATGCTATTCTTACAAACGTCTTTGACCATGCTCGTGTTTCGCGGGAGAGACACCCCGATTTCATGCGTTCTGTGGTTTTCACTTCATATAACCCTAACATCTGCACTGCGCTTAACTGGAAGCAACCGAACT ACCCCGTCCTTCTTTGCAACGACCTTGGGCAAATTCGCGACTTGGCTCGCGATATTGGCTCATTGCCTGATGTCCATAGCAGTGGCAGAGCATCCATGTCCATCAAAGAGTCCGCACGCATTGCTCAGAGTAATAACTTTATGGGCTTGATATGTCGGTCAAGTCTTCTG AACGTCGTACCAGCTCTTGTGGAAACAATCAAGGAACTAGGCCTCGTACTGGTAGCAGATACTTCAGACGACGCCGGACAGCCTTCGCAGAGTGAAGAAATGATAACCACGAACCCGATGGGCGTTGCTGAATGGGCTTACCGAATGCCTGACGGTGTCAATGGCGTGATGAAAGCCAATGGCATTTTGCGATTTAATGATACGATCGATATGTAA